A genomic window from Thermococcus sp. LS1 includes:
- a CDS encoding DUF424 domain-containing protein: MIYIKVYRVQGEVLLAACDEELLGKTFREGELKLEVKERFYKGELVEEDALESLLEEATIANLTGERCVRKAIELGYVDEDRVLRIQGIPHAQMAKMFL, encoded by the coding sequence ATGATATACATCAAGGTCTATCGCGTTCAGGGAGAAGTTCTGTTGGCAGCATGCGACGAGGAGCTTCTTGGAAAGACCTTCAGAGAAGGAGAGCTCAAATTAGAAGTGAAGGAACGCTTTTACAAAGGAGAATTAGTTGAGGAAGATGCCCTGGAAAGCCTTCTCGAGGAAGCCACGATAGCTAACCTCACGGGCGAAAGATGCGTTAGAAAGGCTATAGAGCTGGGCTATGTGGACGAGGATAGAGTCCTGAGGATCCAGGGAATTCCACATGCACAAATGGCCAAGATGTTCCTCTGA